The DNA window ctgaaggatcaatatttaaccgatgagtgattacctcggggggcactccggtcatgtccaacggagaccatgcaaagacgtctttatactccttgaggagctggatggttttttcccgaagtaggggcgttcccgcgaagccgatcttaaccgttcgggatggatcgtcttcgtacagctgaactgtcatcgagttcggctccggtatgacttcggtcatcgcctctgactccggctgctgtgattgctatgcttggtggtgccgatctgactgctcggcacttctaagcgcaatttgcagacattcctttgctctcttttggtcacctcggatgaccgctatccctcctttagtggggatcttgatggtgaggtgataggtggagcaaacggcccgaactgtgttgagccagtctcttcccaggatgacgttgtacggggaccgagctttcaccacgaaaaactcaatcatcgtactggagctagtaggcgctttccccaccgtgatcggaaggctgataataccttcagggcgggtgtcctcctgggtgaagctcttcaggggaagcggagccggactgagccgagctgggtccacttctagtttgtcgaagcactctttaaaaagaatgctaaccgacgctcctgtatccacaaacaccctgtggatcagtttgtttgccactccggcttggatgacaatggcgtcttggtgaggagagatggccgggacgggatcagcagccgagaacgtaatcacttcgtcctgcttcagccttttatgcgttggctcctctcgattggagcctctgcgttctgactttagggacgacttggtcttcccggcagggagcgcgtcaatagtctggattactccatcatattgcggctcgtcatcgtcttcgggatccggctgccttttcggatcctgaggggcgcagttcgcaccactctgctttttattcttctttggctgcttacttcggtattttttcaatgtccctgccttcgcaagaacatcgatacctgcagccaagtttctgcactcctcagtatcgtgaccgtggtcttgatggtaggagcagtagttatcctgtggtcggcgcgcggctgatttcgtcatccgctttggcttttcgaataggtcagagtgcagttcgaaaatttccgctctcggcttgttcagcggtacgaactgagcgggcggcttctcgggattgagacgaggtcccaatctgtcttgcaccggagccctttgaattctttcaaatggagtccggcgaggatgcccctgatcgctatgatcgggcttccttctgtctcctcgggacgatgagctgtccaACGACCGTTtacgacggtctgcctcatcggcccgggagtactggtccgcaatgtcccacatttcctgagctgtctgcggaccgcactcaacgagcttcctgtagagagctccgggcaggattccattttggaatgccgagatgacaagcagatcgttgagatcgtctacttgcaggcattccttgtggaatcttgtcataaagtcgctaattttttcgtcgcgaccttgacgaatggaaagcagctgagccgaagtgattcgggcttccgctttctgaaagaacctcctgtggaaggcatccattagatctcggtaagatctgatgctgccctgggggaggctatcgaaccaccttctcgcgttcccgatgagcagctcgggaaacagcttgcacatgtggacctcgttgagaccctggttcgccatgttatattgatagcgccccaagaaatcgtgagggtccacgagcccgtcgtaagtcatcgacggagttcggtagttctgtggtaggggagttcgggtgatgtcgtccgagaacggagtcttcagtgctccgtacacggcgaatccgatatctcgtcggtatggaggagattgagttctcctgtgattccggtaccgaggaggagctggaatatgtcggggttgaggattctttctcctgggagatgcgacactactgcggtagtgactttcttgtgcggagggagaaggagaatccgtcgttttcgtctccggctgcttttggctttttcgcaggaaggttaagaattcctcctgcttttcagccaaaaactgcttaacagcctcattcaaatcgggctgctgggaagactcagtgggacgatttttggagcggcttgttccttcgccatgagaactggtggtggatttatccctaggctgttttcccgacctatgggatggattggcttcctcctggttctcacgggctggaatacgggtattctgcgatctggtatgcattttttgggtggaaaaaatggatcaaaaattcgctttatcacaaattttgttctctggttcccacagacggcgccagtgatggctccgcgaattattgatgttagtaaatgctggtagagaattatgacacaatgaatttacgtggttcgatttactgaggtaaatctacgtccgcggggagaaatgagggcaggtttgtattgcttgatctgcgaaaatacagcttacaatacagacttgctatatgctattttatctctagagagcttaacccttttctatcagatctaagttctatttatacattgaactaggatcgtggtttgcagccccactaacaagatcgtgggtgagcaataactgctcaataactgcttcataccactaaatagatcgtgggtatagtggaggtcgtggaggcctttcgtgagtccaccaactcctagttcggtcgaatgctgagaccgaactgctggactttaccgatcagctcttgccgatctgagaggagagcttgactggtcggcttttaccgagctgtaggctgagtccgaactctttggtcgtgccgaactctttggtcgtgccgaactctttggtgccgaacagatactctttcttgggctctgggctgatgggccgtcactgttattgggcttgccattagggtttagttcgtaccccatcatcttgctaatcaagaaacataattaaataaaagattacaaaagatatggagaataaataaagataactaactaaaatagaagatatgctaaataaataaaataaagaagataTATTGGACGAGATATGCTTGACGAGATTCACAAGATCGAGGGCCCTATCAACTCTCCcccggttgaaatccaccttgtcctcaagatGGGAAATCCGATTTGCAATAGTATGTCCACGGAAATCACCAAGCCGCTGCCGAAGTCTCCATAAGCTCCAGTCAACATCTGCACTAAATGAGAACAATATATTATCGTGATGAAGTCTTCTCGGGTTCATAACAACATCAATATCATCCGACTCAAATATTCCTGGATCAAATACGTGAACCCCTATATCTCCACCAAATTGAAGAGTAGCACAACCCCATTCACCATCAAGAAATTTAGGCCGCTCCAAACAAACTCCACTGCAGCAATATTTAAGCCCTTCATTATCACACACCACCAGATCCTTTAATCCATTTTCAACCTTAAGTCCCTCGGCACCATCAAAGCACACATCAAGTTCATTAAACTCCAACACTTTTGTCTGAACAAATGGTGTATGTGCGACCAAATTTTCATAGTTCCCACAAAATATGTTACTCTCACAAGTAGAAACGTCAGCGGAAATAGAATCATCGAAATCCACTCCCGTCGAGACTTCTCTCGGCAGAATGGGCTTAGTAGAAGCCTGAACTTGTTCATCTTGTTATGCGTCATACCTGACACCTCGGATATCGTCGCCAACGATGATTTCACTAGCCATATTCAACGCCTCACTACAAGTTTGGTCAATGAGATCGCCATCTGCGTTGTGCTCCTTAACGACCATAATTGTCTGCTTGACTTCCCCAATTCGATGAAGTGGCTGGCTATCGGGATCCTGGTTCGCTATAGGGTTCGCTGTTGTGCGTATGGGTTGACGCTGGTCTCGGCTGGTCCCTCCCGTCCTCCTAAATGGCCCAAATGAGACAGTCGCCGCATAGGGCTTATAGAATTCGGGATCAAACCGATGCTTTACGGCCAATAAGAAATCATCCCAACTCTTACCTTTGTTAGTTTCCACCCAATATTCCCTCCAATCTGATGCCGGAAGATCGAATAAATATTGTGTAAGATAAAGACGATCATCTAGCGGTGTGTAGTGGTGGTTATAGTACCTTTGGATCTTACCGATCCAATCCAGGGCATGCTCTCCGTCAAAACGTGGTGGTTCGAGGCGAAGGCGTGGTAGGGATTCGGGCTTGATACCCAGCGGTGCGGTTGTGACCGATGGTGGAAGAGACCAGCCCCGCTGAGGTCCCGTGACTGGCTGCTGGTCCGGCGGCCGAGTATTCCAGGGTTGATGTGTAGGTGAGCGCTCAGCAAGGTTTTCCGGAGGCTCCTCGGTCAGTGTATGACGTCTGAAATTGGCTAGAAATTCGCCATGAGCAGCAACCAGTTGGCGCAAGTCCACGAGGATCTCACGGAGAGCATGTTGTTGTAAAGATTCCTGGAGAAAAGCCATGGAAACCAGCTGTGGCTGCGTGGCTGTGATGATTGGAGTATGGATTGAGATTGTGAGGATTTTGTCGTGAGTCGTGAGTTTTGAGAGATTTGGATGGAGGAAGAGTAAACAATGGAAGCACCAGTTGATAGGATGTTGAATCCTATCGATCAGCAATAGAGCACTAGAACAAttatgaagaacaagataaaccctagttgaggtgctagggggcgatttccgccagaaccaGAATGAGAACAAgtaattaactttatttctcaataaatgaaaatacgatagaattctattatatagaattctaaaccctaacatctgtcttgctaatcaagaaacataattaaataaaagattacaaaagatatggataataaataaagataactaactaaaatagaagatatgctaaataaataaaataaagaagataTATTAGATGAGATATGCTTGACGAGATTCACAAGATCGAGGGCTCTATCACAAAAACACAATATACATCGAAAAATCCTACAAACCCGGTCCAAAAGAGACAATTactaccaaattaaatcaaataaaatacaaaaatgccctaacaaaaaaaacttCTAAGTAATTGAGAAACTCAATCTAAACCCCAATTTGATGCTCACCTCTTCTCAAGATGTGCTCTTTTCAGCTCCATGAACTTCGCCGCCAGCTCATCGTAATCCGGAAGCTTTGGATGGATGTGGCGATGAGGCGAGTAGAAGTCGGGGGATTGACTGAAAGGACACGACTTCGATCTATCAATATGACGGGGCCTACGCCTGATCTCGGGCGATGACGCTTCTGACTCCCCATAATATGAGGAAAATTCATCGTAAGCCGGGGTTAGGCTTCGTTGAACGTGTGATCTCTTCCTCGACCCTTTCCTTATTGACTTCCTAGACTTTGTTTCGTCATGGTCATGGTTTATTTCCGAGCCGAAAGATTTGAACACGAATAATCTCTGATCTTGGAGATTGCTATCTTTGATCACGGGTGGAATGAACTCCTTGATATCATCAAGATAGATCACTTCCTCACCCAATTTGGCTGAAATTTCTGAACTAGTCTCCATATCATCCCCTAAATCGACATCTTTTCTCATTCCAAAACATGCttttctccaaaatttcttgGATTCATTCAACAAATCTTCGTACAAGATCTTGATATCTCCCTCTCTCATCTCGAGCTCTACCACGTGGTTTTGATCATTGATCTGAGCTCATTAGTGCACATATtcacaaaaataaaagattaatttattgatttgaaattcaaatttgaaattttatgaaaatgtacACTGAATTTCACCTCATTTTCGAGAAATTGAGGTTTGTATTCAAGAAACAAAGGCTGTTCCTCAGTGTAACTTTCAGCAATTTCATCCAAGAATTTGTACTTGACATCGTTAGGCACCCTTTTCATCTCAAGATTTTCTATAATCTGCAATAAagataaataagaaataaaaaaatagtcccATATTGATTAATGTTGAATTATCAAAAGGCATCTAAGCTATGGAGGAATTAGACATTTTAATATGTTTCATAGCTTCCTCAACTAAGTTTAATTTGAAATCAAACTAAAATTTTACGAACATAAAAAGaatcacatttttttatcataGTTCTTGATATTAATCTTAAAGCAACCACATGGTTATTAGAGCTACGTACGACATAGAACAAAGTACAAATTCTTAAATTTAACTAATTGAATAATACTTTCTCCATCCACTTATTTTTTAAAGTCTTAGTgtaaaattactaaaaatataaaagaaaaaaaaagttattgaattttaatttttgtggaCGAACCAAGTAAAGTAGCTAAAACAAGACAAGACGGCTCACCTCAGCACTGACGAGGTGCCCGGGAAGTAGCTCAAGTGCGGAGGTGACGAATTTTTGACCGTAACGGCTGGCGAATAGGTTCCTGATGGAGAGGAGCTCCGGCAGCTCCCCAAATCTTGCTGATGAGAAAATCAGTGTTGATGCTGCTTCATTGATGTCATTAGGGCAATCCCTATAACCAAGATCGATTAAGAGACTTTTAAATTGTTTTCGAATCCAAATATTTGAAATCTTGAtagtttatttcatttatttaattctgTCTCAAATTGAAAACAGGATTTAGTTCATGATATAGTAACTATATGTTCATTGATTAATTTCACGTGTTGTAACAAATATTCTGTTACTCTAATTAATAAACATGCAATATCGTTGATGGTCAATAAAAGAATTGCGAAATCATTACTTCATGTGAATATTATGTATGTGAGTAATAATTAATACATTATGTGATAGCAAGATATAACGTGGCACTACCACACTATCTGTAAACACATAGTATAacacaatgttttaaaaaccgaacCGGCAAGTGAATCGGCGTCATTACtggttcactggtcgaaccattggttgaaccagaatattgtttatatatatttttatttatttaatagtaaataataaaatttaatcaaatgttttatcaataaatattatagtattatacatttaatagtattattatagtaaacaagtcttgtactagtatattagaatatttaatgacgttaagtttagatacaataataaattataatacacaatattaaaaactagtattaaactctgtgtataattataaactcctatattataaaacattagtgattgtaaaagtataattaaaatataagaaatatattaaaattaacaatttctcaaaagaatatataaaattaaaatgaattatcttaaaagaatataaaattaaaaagaatatatttttagtgaatgatagaattttattaattttttatcaacaaatataattaaatatataaattatactagtagtaagttattgtaaataaaaaatttaatatttatgtataaaaataaataagttcatagtattattttcaaaaagtaatgctgcaaaataatattatacacaaagatatatgaataaacataaattaaaaacatatatttagtaaatactcctagtatataatcaaatagtagtaaacttttaatataattaatcacatattcttaatatgcatatatacgtattaaacacgaattattagtttatatagataaatatttcgtgtttaacatatgaaaataatttatgttcatattactaccaagaagtccttgtggtgtagtggtagaattgttggtaagttcaccgggaggtcttgagttcgacccctatcaaggccaaaattttagaataaaatcttgaaaagcatttgaaccggtttccggttctcGGTCAgaccggtccgaccggccggtttCGGCGGTTCATGGCGGTTGATCATGTCACTGGTTATATAGTGCTAACCGGACCGGACCACGTACCGGTTCGTGGTcgaaccggtcgaaccggccggtccggtccgatttttaaaacattggtataacacatatatatgctcttaaattaatcataaatagTGAAGATTATTAAACGGGACATTGAACATATCATAAAACTctctatttaaaattaaaaattaggtGGATTGAAATTTTAAAGAGTTCTAAATCCTCTCGTTTTTGTCAAAGATTAACTAAACATGAtccaataaaatatttatttcaaagtaaaaaaaatacttaccTGTGCTTTCGGATATAAGGAAGATTGAttatcacaaattcacaaaactGGTACAGGAGATCATACACTTGAACCATATTTTCATCAACCACCACCTGCTCCACCtgaaattaaacaaaatcaacaaattaacaccgatttttttttaaatagctTTAAACTAAAACTTCATCAACATTAATAAAAcaatacatataaaataaaatcatatattTCAATCTCGTATTTTATTTTCCGGGACATAACAAAACACAGAACACGGGAGTTTATCGCACCCTTTCGAAGGCGAGTTGATGATGGCCGTGCTTGAGCAGCTCGGCAACATCTCTTCTCAGCTGCTTCACAATGCAACTCCTCTTGCTCTTGAGCAGTTTGAGGCGGCACTGAACTCTCTTTATCAGTTTCTTACtacaaaaaatcataaaattaagtacaaaaaaaagaaaagaaaatagatgTTGGGAAGAAGGGATATGCACCATTTTGAGGCCTTTCTCCATCCAAAGAGGACAATATTGAACATGTTTTTGGAGATGAATTTGGCTTAATTCTTGGCTATGAGTTCTATTTAGCTGCGGAgaataatgaataaataaaaaaggagGGAGAGTGTGGGTGTGATGATTGAAGCTGGAGGTGAATGTGAAGTAAATCCACCAATGAGAGTTGAGGCTTCTGCATTTTCACGGCAGTTATTTTTAGGAGTGGGTGTGACGGCGTGGGAGAGACAGGGAAAGAGACTATAACTTCTACTTATACTTAAATACTATTGTCAATCTCTAattgttatgaggattggggcaaaactgcacaatcagtcaagctcggtgttagccgagcttaatcgtgcgCGGCAGGGACTGATATACTGTTAGGTGATTGATTgcagctcggtgttagccgagcttaatcgtgctcggtgattagccgagcttaatcgtgctcggtgattagccgagcttgctggtgctcggtattagccgaacttagtcgagttcggtgttggccgaacttagtcgagttcggtgttggccgttgttattaactgatgcataggcaaacgtgagccgtcggatgcgattagttagttagcttaaatgacagccgttggatttgttttggttgttagattagtgttatatagagtgaataaccgagctgtgcaagcagagtgagagaaaaagatttttcatccatcagtttgtaatcttccacaagaaattgaatacaagatttccattaattctccgagagttgttcttagctttattcattttcatatcgagtgtttgttcttcttgttctggaatcgatcttgttgtgatagcaagattgagtcgcgtatttgctaccattacaaattggcgccgtctgtgggaaaacgAAGAAGGACGACGCATTCAACAATGTCTACCACGAAGTTCGACGTTGAGCGGTTCACcggcgaaaatgatttcggcctgTGGAGATTGAAAATGAAAGCTGTTCTTATGCAGCAAGGAGTCTGGGATTATGTCAAATCCAAGGCGGATGAGGAGGAGATTCAAGGAATGGATGCGGCGAAATCTCAAGAACTGGAATACAAGGCGTATAGCTCGATTGTCTTGTGCCTCAGCGATAGAGTCTTGAGGGAGGTTCAAAGGAAGATGATGCCGCAGGAGTTTGGGAGAAGTTAGAGAAAATCTATATGGAGAAGTCGATCTCAAATAGATTGCATCTCAAACAAAGGTTATTCAATTTCAAGTTTTCTGACTCCAAGAACTTAGCAGATCAATTAGAAGATTTTCGCAAgtgcatagatgatcttgagagtGTGGATGATGCCatgaaagatgaggataaagctttgatgttattgaatgctctgcctcAGAGTTTTGAGCAATTCAAAGACTCAATACTTCTTGGAAGGGATTCGAAGGTGACTTTAGAGGAGGTATATTCTGCATTAAAGCTGAAGGGAATGCAGAAATCTGTCAGCAAGCAAATCGATCAAGCTGCTGAAAGCCTTAATGTGAAGACTGCATcaaagaaacaattcaaattcaagaaaccctCATCTGATAAATGGAGACCACGGGGTGCGAAGGAAGGTGATCAGAAGGAGTCAAGAAGTTGTTTttggtgtaagaaaccaggacacatcaagcaaaattgctttgcttggaagaaaagacaagctgaaaatcacaaagcagatggtacagcagctatcactgaggaaattgaagaggcaAGAGCTCTCAATGTGGTGGAGGATAGTCCATTATCAAGGCtgtggatcatggattcaggttgcagtttccatatgtccTCCAACCTTGACTGGTTCCAAGATTTAAAGGAATCTGAAGGCTCGGTGTTGCTAGGAGATGATCATGTGTGTGATGTAAGGGGTGTTGGGAACATATGCTTGAGGATGGAAGATGGATCACTGCGAAAGCTTACTGATGTAAGGTACATCCCATCCATCAAGAGAAATTTGATCTCATTGGGACTTCTTGAGAAGATAGGTTATAGATTGACCCTTTATGGTGGAGAAATGCTTGTTACAAAGGATGGCCAGACGATTATGAGAGCTATCAGAAGTAATGTACTCTATTATCTACAAGCTGAGCCTATTGATGGTTCTGCAAATTCAACTCAACAAACCATCAATTGGCATACAAGGCTCGGGCATGTAGGAGTTGCTGGGATGATGCAGTTGGTGAAACAAGGCATAATTCAGATGTCTGAGTCTGATGTACAAAGACACATTGGATCTTGTGAGGAGTGCATACTTGGTAAGAGCAAAAAACTGCCATATGGAGTGGGCAAGCACACATCGAAAGAGcctctccaatatgttcacagtgacaTATGGGGACCTGCACCAGTGAATAGCcttggaggaggcaggtatttcttatcctttgttgatgatttttcaaggaagGTTTGGATAGTAATAATGAAAGACAAGTCAGAAACATTCCAGAGGTTTCAAGAATGGTGTGTAGGTGTTGAGTTGGAGAAAGGAAAGCCATTGAGGTGTCTTAGGACTGACAACGGGCTTGAGTTCTTGTCCCATGAATTTGATGGATTCTGTAAAGATAAGGGGATAAAGAGGCACAGAACAGTCCctcacaacccacaacaaaatgaGGTTGCTGAGAGGATcaatagaaccattcttgaaagggtgaggtgcatgTTAATAGCGTCTGGAATGTCTAAaccattttggggtgaagcagcCTCTACTGCTGTTGTtttgatcaataaatgtcctTCAGCTGCCATTGAAAATCAGACCCCAGACAGCAAATGGTATGGATCTTATGGGGATTATTCAAAACTGAGGCCATTTGGGTGTAGAGCTTATGCTCACATAAAGCAAGGTAAATTGGAACCTAGAGCTCTCAGGTGTGTAATGATTGGGTATCAGATGGGAGTCAGTGGGTACAGGCTGTGGTGCTGTGAGGAAGGAAACAAGAAAGTGGTGGTTAGCAGAGATGTGATCTTCAAAGAATCTGAAATGCCTTTCCTCAACAAGGATAATCAGAAAGTTCATTTTGAGGTCGAGAACTAGAGAGTAACTACAGATGTAACTCAGACTGATCTAAATGCTACATCTGATGTCAGTGGTGGTGGAGCTTCTGGAATGCAAGCTGAAATCAGAACACCAGAGAGAGTGATTGCTAGAAACAGAGCAAAGAGGAATATTAAGCTCCCTTCTAGATTTAATGATTATGACATGATGcactatgcactggcagtggctGAACAGATGGATTACCATGAACCTTCATCTTATAAAGAAGCAATCAGAAGCCCTGAAAAGGATCAGTGGTTGTTAGCTATGCAAGAGGAGATTGATAGCTTGTATAAAAACCACACATGGATCTTGGTACTGAGGCCTACTGATCAGAAAACAGTAGGGtgcaaatggatttacaaaAAGAAGGTTGAGGCCTTCAACAACAACCATATCAGGTTCAAAGCAAGGTTGGTGGCTAAGGGGTTCACACAGAGGGAGGGTGTGGATTACAATGAAATTTTCTCACCTGTTGTCAAACACAGCTCCATCAGGCTATTACTTGCTATAGTTGCTCAAAGAGATTGGGAATTGCAACAACTTGATGTTAAAACTGCTTTTCTCCATGGTGAACTTGAAGAAAAAATATACATGGAGCAACCACCTGGTTTTGTGAAGCCAGGAGATGAAAAGAAAGTGTGTTTGCTAAAAAGAAGTCTCTATGGTCTCAAACAAAGCTCAAGGCAGTGGTACCTGAGGTTCAATGTGTTCATGCAGAAGATTGGGTTTGAAAAATCTTTGTATGATCACTGTGTgttcatcaagagaagaggtggagttgctgTAGCATATCTACtgttatatgtagatgatatgctgatctctgcagagcataaggaagaggtggagttagtgaaggctgatctgaaatctgaattcgatatgaaagatcttggtgatGCCAAGAAGATTCTTGGGATGGAAATTATCAGAGATAGAGATCACAAGCAGATATGGCTGACTCAAAGGGATTATATCAGTAGTGTGATCAAGAAATTCCAGATGGATCATAGCAAACCAGTGAGCATGCCCCTGAGTTCACAGTTCAAGCTCAGCAGCAATCAAAGCCCTAAAGATGATGAACAGAGAAGAGAAATGGATAAGGTCCCATATGCAAACATAGTGGGGAGTatcatgtacaccatggtgtgtacaaggccagatatCAGCCAGGCAATAAGTGTTGTGAGCaggtacatggctgatccgggtATACAGCATTGGCAAGCTTTAAAATGGATATTAAGGTATCTCAATGGCACTCGGGATTATGGCATACTGTTTGATGGAAGTAAGAATTTTGATA is part of the Salvia splendens isolate huo1 chromosome 22, SspV2, whole genome shotgun sequence genome and encodes:
- the LOC121786607 gene encoding uncharacterized protein LOC121786607: MFNIVLFGWRKASKCKKLIKRVQCRLKLLKSKRSCIVKQLRRDVAELLKHGHHQLAFERVEQVVVDENMVQVYDLLYQFCEFVIINLPYIRKHRDCPNDINEAASTLIFSSARFGELPELLSIRNLFASRYGQKFVTSALELLPGHLVSAEIIENLEMKRVPNDVKYKFLDEIAESYTEEQPLFLEYKPQFLENEINDQNHVVELEMREGDIKILYEDLLNESKKFWRKACFGMRKDVDLGDDMETSSEISAKLGEEVIYLDDIKEFIPPVIKDSNLQDQRLFVFKSFGSEINHDHDETKSRKSIRKGSRKRSHVQRSLTPAYDEFSSYYGESEASSPEIRRRPRHIDRSKSCPFSQSPDFYSPHRHIHPKLPDYDELAAKFMELKRAHLEKR